TTTTTGCTTCCACTGTTCCACTTCTTCGCTGGATCGGTAAACTTCAGGATCTCCAATATCGTGACCTTCGTGCCGGTAGGTTTTAGCTTCGATTAATATCGGCCCACCATTTTGTCGGATCTTTTCTACCGCTGCTTTTGTCGTCTCATAAACCTGAAAAAAATCGTTTCCATCGATGGTTATTCCTGAAAATCCATATCCTTCAGCTCTTTTGGCGATATCATCCAATCGACAAACATCACGGATACAGGTGCTAATGCCATAAAGATTGTTTTCGCAAATAAATAAAACCGGAAGTTTCCAAATCGCAGCCATGTTCATCGCCTCATGAACCGAACCCTGATTGGCGGCGGCATCGCCAAAGAAACAGGCAACCACTCGGTCACTCTTTTGCAAGCGAAGTGCATATCCGGCACCAACCGCAATGGGTGTTCCGGCGCCAACTATCCCGTTAGCTCCCAATATCCCCAAGCTCATATTGGTAATATGCATTGAACCGCCCTTC
The nucleotide sequence above comes from Candidatus Atribacteria bacterium ADurb.Bin276. Encoded proteins:
- the acoA_2 gene encoding Acetoin:2,6-dichlorophenolindophenol oxidoreductase subunit alpha gives rise to the protein MSLSKEEKLYIDAYRSMLRIRLFESKVLDLFLKNYIRGPVHLYLGEEAIAVGVCSALQKEDYITSTHRGHGHCIAKGGDVKRMMAELLGKSTGYCKGKGGSMHITNMSLGILGANGIVGAGTPIAVGAGYALRLQKSDRVVACFFGDAAANQGSVHEAMNMAAIWKLPVLFICENNLYGISTCIRDVCRLDDIAKRAEGYGFSGITIDGNDFFQVYETTKAAVEKIRQNGGPILIEAKTYRHEGHDIGDPEVYRSSEEVEQWKQKDPLLKMERDLLARNILTQDIIDQTRSRIQEEIDQAVQFAFDSPEPPKEELLTDIFVKEGEQ